In Haladaptatus sp. QDMS2, a single window of DNA contains:
- a CDS encoding metallophosphoesterase — translation MQTIGLLYDLHICIGRYEYEDERVQHAAIEKLNEVGVDWTLAGGDLRLLSPWEEETEWGEWHGDPDDAFYPSEFGRAKELLDDKLESDYYVIRGNNERPMSAYRKHFPEDEFPLWFHFEADGARYVFLDSNPHEGYHPLTEIQNFVTAPQISMLERLMDEDPEIPTFVFCHAPLCKHTELDDNWETKSKPYFFVLNYQAVQSVLARGNTVLVNTGHYYYDHGRGSKVENGIEFVLARHLSHMSEEADYGGDVRWMNVDTENRTAEVWYYDVGADEEGILTETSW, via the coding sequence ATGCAGACGATTGGCCTCCTCTACGACCTGCACATCTGTATCGGGCGGTACGAGTACGAAGACGAGCGCGTCCAACACGCCGCCATCGAGAAACTGAACGAGGTGGGCGTCGACTGGACGCTTGCCGGTGGCGACCTGCGACTGCTCTCGCCATGGGAGGAAGAGACCGAGTGGGGCGAGTGGCACGGCGACCCCGACGACGCCTTCTACCCCAGTGAGTTCGGGCGGGCGAAGGAACTGTTGGACGACAAACTGGAGAGCGACTACTACGTCATCCGCGGGAACAACGAGCGACCGATGAGCGCCTACCGAAAACACTTCCCCGAAGACGAGTTCCCGCTCTGGTTCCACTTCGAGGCGGATGGGGCGCGATACGTCTTCCTCGATTCCAACCCCCACGAGGGCTACCACCCACTCACGGAGATTCAGAACTTCGTGACGGCCCCGCAAATCTCCATGCTCGAACGGCTCATGGACGAAGACCCCGAGATTCCGACGTTCGTGTTCTGCCACGCGCCGCTGTGTAAGCACACCGAACTGGACGACAACTGGGAGACGAAATCGAAGCCGTACTTCTTCGTCCTCAACTACCAGGCGGTCCAGAGCGTGCTCGCCCGGGGCAACACCGTGCTTGTCAACACCGGCCACTACTACTACGACCACGGCCGCGGGAGCAAGGTCGAAAACGGCATCGAATTCGTCCTCGCACGCCACCTGAGCCACATGTCCGAGGAAGCCGATTACGGCGGCGACGTGCGCTGGATGAACGTCGATACCGAGAACCGAACCGCCGAGGTCTGGTACTACGACGTCGGCGCGGACGAGGAAGGCATCCTGACCGAGACGAGCTGGTAA
- a CDS encoding PIG-L deacetylase family protein → MHLLAIVAHPDDADIFCGGTLAKHAARGDEVTIAYMTRGEYGGFDTTEAEVAETREAEALAAAETLGASATFLGFEDGRVTYSLENRLRMVETIREHRPDLVLTHFRDDMHPDHRATSRLVTDAYYMAALPLVETDHDPWEPDNVYYFGKPTSSFEPDVAVDITEFQSQKEEAILEHESQVEWLAAHGGIDAEFEGLVEDTRASARTFGRVHGAGYAEGFSSLHKSARQFLGE, encoded by the coding sequence ATGCACCTGTTAGCGATAGTTGCGCATCCAGACGATGCGGACATCTTCTGTGGAGGAACCCTCGCGAAACACGCTGCCCGCGGCGACGAGGTTACCATCGCCTACATGACGCGGGGAGAGTACGGCGGGTTCGACACGACGGAGGCTGAAGTTGCGGAAACGCGCGAAGCGGAGGCGCTCGCGGCCGCGGAGACGCTCGGCGCAAGCGCAACCTTCCTCGGATTCGAAGACGGGCGGGTGACCTACTCGCTCGAAAATCGACTTCGCATGGTCGAGACGATTCGCGAGCACCGCCCGGACCTCGTCCTCACCCACTTTCGCGACGACATGCACCCAGACCACCGCGCGACGTCGCGCCTCGTCACCGACGCCTACTACATGGCGGCGTTACCATTGGTCGAGACGGACCACGACCCGTGGGAACCGGACAACGTCTACTACTTCGGCAAGCCAACCTCGTCGTTCGAACCCGACGTCGCCGTGGACATCACCGAGTTTCAATCCCAGAAGGAAGAGGCGATTCTCGAGCACGAATCGCAGGTCGAGTGGCTCGCCGCCCACGGTGGCATCGACGCCGAGTTCGAGGGGCTCGTAGAGGACACACGGGCAAGTGCACGGACCTTTGGCCGCGTTCACGGCGCGGGGTACGCAGAGGGGTTCTCGTCGCTGCACAAATCGGCCAGACAGTTCCTCGGCGAGTAG
- a CDS encoding oligopeptide/dipeptide ABC transporter ATP-binding protein has product MSTDQPVLSLEDVEVHFEKERGFLSAFTDPATVKAVDGVSLDIYEEDVVALVGESGCGKTTLGKTAIGLQRPTGGAVKYRGQDVWQAKDRTGDVEIPHVDIRRALQIVHQDPGSSLNPYRKVKKSLEEPLKRWHRDLNHEDREVRILGMLETVGMSPPQDYANRYPHQLSGGEKQRVALIRALLMNPDVILADEAVSALDVSLRVDMMNLMLDLQLHFNTSFLFIAHDLSNARYIVEKAGGRIGIMYLGRLVEIGPPEQILNNPQHPYTKALRWASPTLDPDNVATGELPMRKIDIPDPVNPPSGCRFHTRCPEAREICTRQSPALSDSPDAPNQQAACFRVEDDHEYWNSEPLPAETELDAPAETQSD; this is encoded by the coding sequence ATGAGCACCGACCAACCTGTCCTCTCGCTCGAAGACGTCGAAGTCCACTTCGAGAAAGAACGCGGCTTCCTGAGCGCGTTCACCGACCCGGCGACGGTGAAGGCCGTCGATGGCGTCTCACTGGACATTTACGAGGAGGACGTGGTCGCGCTCGTCGGCGAATCCGGCTGTGGGAAAACCACGCTCGGGAAGACGGCGATTGGCCTTCAGCGACCGACTGGCGGGGCGGTCAAATATCGCGGCCAGGACGTCTGGCAGGCCAAAGACCGCACGGGCGACGTGGAGATTCCGCACGTGGACATCCGCAGAGCCCTGCAAATCGTCCATCAGGACCCGGGAAGTTCGCTCAACCCCTACCGGAAGGTCAAGAAAAGTCTCGAAGAACCGCTGAAGCGGTGGCACCGGGACCTGAACCACGAGGACCGTGAAGTGCGCATCCTCGGGATGCTCGAAACCGTCGGCATGAGCCCGCCACAGGACTACGCGAACCGCTACCCACACCAGCTCTCGGGCGGGGAGAAACAGCGCGTCGCACTCATCCGAGCACTGCTCATGAATCCCGACGTGATTCTCGCGGACGAGGCCGTCTCAGCGCTCGACGTGTCCCTCCGGGTGGACATGATGAACCTCATGCTCGACCTCCAACTCCACTTCAACACGTCGTTCCTGTTCATCGCCCACGACCTCTCGAACGCCCGCTACATCGTGGAGAAAGCCGGCGGGCGCATCGGCATCATGTACCTCGGACGACTCGTCGAAATCGGGCCGCCCGAACAAATTCTGAACAACCCACAACACCCGTACACCAAGGCGCTGCGGTGGGCTTCGCCGACGCTCGACCCGGACAACGTCGCCACGGGCGAGCTGCCGATGCGGAAAATCGACATTCCTGACCCGGTGAACCCGCCGAGTGGCTGTCGGTTCCACACGCGGTGTCCGGAAGCGCGGGAGATTTGCACCCGCCAGTCGCCGGCGCTCAGCGACAGCCCCGACGCGCCGAACCAGCAGGCGGCGTGCTTCCGGGTCGAAGATGACCACGAGTACTGGAATAGCGAACCACTCCCAGCGGAGACGGAACTCGACGCGCCCGCAGAAACGCAGTCCGATTGA
- a CDS encoding mannonate dehydratase, whose protein sequence is MKTALALPAKRDERWDLAAEIGVEQAVIHPYMSQVENGRRGDTPWEFDDLLRLKNSFEETGLDVGVIEAGTPLTDTTRLGLDGRDEEIDRFCEFVETMGQLDIPILCYSWMTHFWWLRTTTTFPTRGGSWTTAYDHEQMQRGPPVPYDGVTEEDLWENLEYFLERAVPVAEDAGVRLSMHPDDPPLSPVRGMPRIMTSVEAYDRMLDIYPSEANSVNFCQGNFVAMGADIPETIRHFGDDISFVHFRDIKGDAETLVEVWQDDGPTNMHAAMEAYRDIGFDGPARPDHVPTMSGEKNESAGYESKGRLFAIGYMKGLIEATY, encoded by the coding sequence ATCAAGACAGCACTGGCGCTTCCAGCGAAGCGTGACGAGCGGTGGGACCTCGCCGCAGAAATCGGCGTCGAACAGGCAGTCATCCATCCCTACATGAGTCAGGTCGAAAACGGACGACGCGGCGACACGCCGTGGGAGTTCGACGACCTCCTCCGGCTGAAAAATTCGTTCGAGGAGACCGGCCTCGACGTGGGCGTCATCGAGGCGGGGACGCCGCTCACGGACACGACGCGGCTCGGCCTCGACGGGCGCGACGAGGAAATCGACCGCTTCTGTGAGTTCGTCGAGACGATGGGGCAACTCGACATTCCCATTCTCTGTTACAGTTGGATGACCCACTTCTGGTGGCTTCGCACGACGACGACCTTCCCGACCCGCGGCGGGTCGTGGACCACCGCCTACGATCACGAACAGATGCAACGTGGCCCGCCGGTTCCCTACGACGGCGTCACCGAGGAGGACCTCTGGGAGAACCTCGAATACTTCCTCGAACGTGCCGTCCCCGTCGCGGAGGACGCGGGCGTGCGTCTCTCGATGCACCCCGACGACCCGCCGCTCAGCCCCGTCCGTGGGATGCCCCGCATCATGACGAGCGTCGAGGCGTACGACCGCATGCTCGACATCTACCCGAGCGAGGCGAACAGCGTGAACTTCTGTCAGGGGAACTTCGTCGCCATGGGCGCGGACATCCCAGAGACGATTCGCCACTTCGGCGACGACATCTCGTTCGTCCACTTCCGCGACATCAAGGGCGACGCAGAGACCCTCGTCGAGGTCTGGCAGGACGACGGCCCGACGAACATGCACGCGGCGATGGAGGCCTACCGCGACATCGGATTCGACGGCCCAGCTCGTCCGGACCACGTCCCAACGATGTCCGGTGAAAAGAACGAGTCCGCTGGCTACGAGTCGAAGGGTCGGCTGTTCGCCATCGGCTACATGAAAGGCTTGATCGAAGCGACGTACTGA
- a CDS encoding arylsulfatase, with product MPDRPNILLLMTDQQRGDTIGADPATPHDGAGEPVVHTPNLNHLAATGTLFSRAYTPAPSSIPARRCLWTGQTPATNGCPNWTTEPWSFANTLPELLTAAGYQTRLTGKTHSLPQRNHFGFEHIVLHAGLAGEADDYSAWLDRQTGGNSSETAHGIGRNSWDPRPWHLDESLHPTTWTTNRALEFFEKRDPTRPFFHTVSYVRPHQPFDAPQPYWDMYADRNLPGPYRGDWAERVYGGYVPDHPKPSAWCADLPATVEQRARAGYYGSITHVDHQINRLLRDLEVRGELQNTVVVFFSDHGDMLGDHLLWRKTYAYEGSARVPLILRFPESMATSQRRFVEEPVGLEDVMPTLLSAAGADIPPSVEGRDLGALSTDPDAPWREFYHGEHGPIYHDDNAMHYLVDATTKYVWNPVTGEELLFDLAEDPGEEIDLSTQPENAETLERWRSRLVSRLEDRPEGFSDGTSLEQVSDPASL from the coding sequence ATGCCTGACCGTCCGAACATCCTGTTGCTGATGACCGACCAGCAGCGAGGCGACACCATCGGTGCGGACCCCGCAACACCCCACGACGGGGCCGGGGAACCGGTCGTTCACACCCCGAACCTGAACCACCTCGCGGCGACGGGGACGTTGTTCAGTCGCGCGTACACCCCCGCACCGTCGTCGATTCCAGCACGGCGATGTCTCTGGACCGGCCAGACGCCCGCGACGAACGGGTGTCCGAACTGGACGACAGAACCGTGGTCGTTCGCGAACACGCTGCCGGAATTACTCACCGCCGCTGGCTACCAGACGCGACTGACCGGCAAGACCCACTCGCTGCCACAGCGCAACCACTTCGGCTTCGAACATATCGTCCTCCACGCGGGATTGGCGGGCGAGGCGGACGATTACTCGGCGTGGCTCGACCGGCAAACCGGCGGTAATTCGAGTGAAACCGCCCACGGAATCGGCCGTAACTCGTGGGACCCCCGCCCGTGGCACCTCGACGAATCGCTCCATCCGACGACGTGGACGACGAACCGCGCGCTCGAATTTTTCGAGAAACGCGACCCGACGCGCCCGTTCTTCCACACCGTTTCGTACGTTCGACCCCACCAGCCGTTCGACGCGCCCCAGCCCTACTGGGACATGTACGCAGACCGGAACCTGCCCGGCCCCTACCGGGGCGACTGGGCGGAGCGCGTCTACGGGGGGTACGTTCCCGACCATCCCAAACCGAGCGCGTGGTGTGCCGACCTGCCCGCGACGGTCGAACAGCGCGCCCGGGCTGGCTACTACGGCTCGATTACGCACGTCGACCACCAGATAAACCGACTCCTCAGGGACCTCGAAGTGCGTGGCGAACTCCAGAATACCGTCGTCGTCTTCTTCTCAGACCACGGTGACATGCTCGGCGACCACCTCCTCTGGCGAAAGACCTACGCATACGAGGGCTCCGCTCGGGTCCCGCTCATCCTTCGATTTCCCGAGTCGATGGCAACCTCCCAGCGGCGATTCGTCGAGGAACCCGTCGGCCTCGAAGACGTCATGCCGACGCTGCTGTCCGCCGCCGGTGCCGATATCCCGCCGTCCGTGGAGGGTCGCGACCTTGGAGCACTTTCGACCGACCCCGATGCCCCGTGGCGCGAGTTCTACCACGGCGAACACGGGCCTATCTACCACGACGACAACGCGATGCACTACCTCGTCGATGCGACCACGAAGTACGTCTGGAACCCCGTCACCGGCGAGGAGTTGCTGTTCGACTTGGCCGAAGACCCCGGTGAAGAGATAGACCTCTCAACGCAACCGGAGAACGCGGAGACCCTCGAACGCTGGCGCAGTCGGCTGGTCTCACGGCTCGAAGACCGTCCGGAGGGATTTAGCGACGGAACGTCGCTCGAACAGGTCAGCGATCCGGCCTCCCTGTAG
- a CDS encoding GNAT family N-acetyltransferase, with the protein MLEITRLRSADIQASHRLSASAGWNQVQTDWERLLALSPDGCFCGRTDGELVGTTCVVTYADELSWIGMVLVDESHQANGYGTALFERGLEHALDSGTNSIGLDTNDAGADVFRQFGFRETATIERWHGNLGTVETPHDATILSPAQIADLYELDEEHLGIDRSALLSSLLSGIGVSGIGVYDQPGELAAYAILRPGKVHPQVGPVVAPDADSFSALLNQVTSILADPRIIIDTLPEATIRSRLDAHGLAPIREFSRMTYESDQSLLADGDVRAVAGVEWG; encoded by the coding sequence ATGTTAGAGATTACCAGGCTTCGGAGCGCCGATATTCAGGCCAGCCATCGGCTCTCTGCGAGTGCTGGCTGGAATCAGGTACAAACGGACTGGGAACGATTGTTGGCGCTCTCCCCCGATGGATGTTTCTGTGGGCGGACGGACGGGGAATTGGTCGGTACGACCTGCGTCGTCACCTACGCCGACGAACTCAGTTGGATTGGGATGGTTCTGGTTGACGAATCCCACCAGGCGAACGGCTACGGCACGGCGCTATTCGAACGCGGCCTCGAACACGCCCTCGATAGCGGGACCAACAGCATCGGTCTCGACACGAACGACGCGGGTGCAGATGTGTTCCGGCAGTTTGGCTTTCGAGAGACCGCCACAATCGAACGCTGGCACGGCAACCTGGGGACGGTAGAGACCCCCCACGACGCGACGATTCTCTCACCGGCACAGATTGCAGACCTCTACGAACTCGACGAGGAACACCTCGGTATCGACCGCAGCGCACTGCTCTCCTCGCTGCTCTCTGGAATCGGCGTCTCGGGAATCGGCGTGTACGACCAACCGGGTGAGTTGGCCGCCTACGCCATTCTTCGCCCCGGCAAGGTCCATCCGCAGGTCGGTCCCGTCGTCGCACCGGACGCAGATTCCTTCTCTGCGCTGTTGAATCAGGTCACGTCGATTCTCGCGGACCCGCGAATCATCATCGATACGCTTCCCGAAGCCACGATTCGGTCCCGACTCGATGCCCACGGACTCGCCCCAATACGGGAGTTCTCCCGGATGACCTATGAATCAGACCAGTCGCTGCTCGCAGACGGCGACGTTCGTGCGGTGGCTGGCGTGGAGTGGGGGTAA
- a CDS encoding GNAT family N-acetyltransferase, which translates to MVTVEGPRLATADDFPGIHDLVDRAFHKERGGMAARIPTCYDEQFPEHHAVICEEGAVVAHAAAVPETLVVGDGDLACRGIGGVSTEPDCRGKGYMSDLMEFWLDRADAALFELGGDRQRYGRFGWEDGGRELRYRITERSLSAAETAAETAAEGRAYTAGTDLETLRGVHEAEPLRVKRTRRTSERLFGKRGVETLVVDADDPSYLCVDRERREANVVEFGGTEAGVRALLQTVFAQFDIDSLTVRTPPTHRLNPLFHEVSSVWTTAPLRKVNVRDLGAVLAAFQPQMTARLSRHDVEPETVSLAIEGEEGVELQYEGALSISQTDDPDITLGRRKLTTVLFGEPSQGATVRRRSPLLEAACPLTYFVWPSERV; encoded by the coding sequence ATGGTGACAGTTGAGGGGCCGCGACTCGCGACGGCGGACGACTTCCCCGGTATCCACGACCTCGTAGACCGGGCGTTTCACAAGGAGCGCGGGGGAATGGCCGCCCGCATCCCGACGTGTTACGACGAGCAGTTTCCAGAACACCACGCCGTCATCTGTGAGGAGGGTGCAGTCGTCGCGCACGCGGCGGCCGTCCCGGAAACGCTGGTCGTCGGCGACGGCGATCTCGCCTGTCGCGGCATCGGCGGGGTCTCTACGGAGCCGGACTGTCGCGGCAAGGGCTACATGAGCGACCTCATGGAGTTCTGGCTGGACCGCGCCGACGCGGCGCTCTTCGAACTCGGAGGCGACCGCCAACGGTACGGTCGGTTCGGCTGGGAAGACGGCGGGCGAGAACTCCGGTATCGCATCACCGAACGGTCGCTGTCCGCCGCTGAAACCGCCGCTGAGACCGCCGCCGAGGGTCGTGCCTACACCGCGGGCACCGACCTCGAAACCCTTCGTGGGGTCCACGAGGCAGAACCGCTCCGCGTGAAGCGAACCCGACGAACGAGCGAGCGGTTGTTCGGCAAACGCGGCGTCGAGACACTTGTGGTCGATGCTGACGACCCATCCTACCTCTGCGTGGACCGCGAGCGTCGCGAGGCAAACGTCGTGGAGTTCGGCGGAACCGAAGCGGGAGTCCGCGCCCTCTTACAGACCGTGTTCGCGCAATTCGACATCGACTCGCTGACCGTTCGAACGCCGCCGACCCACCGGTTGAATCCACTGTTCCACGAGGTGTCTTCGGTGTGGACCACTGCCCCGCTCCGAAAGGTGAACGTCCGTGACCTCGGGGCGGTGCTCGCGGCATTTCAGCCACAGATGACAGCTCGCCTCTCCCGTCACGACGTCGAACCGGAGACCGTGAGCCTCGCCATCGAGGGCGAAGAGGGCGTCGAGTTGCAGTACGAGGGTGCGCTTTCTATCTCGCAGACTGACGACCCCGACATCACGCTCGGGCGGCGCAAACTGACGACGGTGCTGTTCGGCGAACCGTCACAGGGTGCGACAGTGCGGCGGCGGTCTCCGCTGCTCGAAGCGGCGTGCCCGCTCACCTATTTCGTCTGGCCGAGCGAACGGGTTTGA
- a CDS encoding ABC transporter ATP-binding protein, producing MNLNDQTHATHDRTRDTILEVRNASVSFDMDRGKSKVLDDVSFDIHREEILGIVGESGSGKSMFAAALLDAVVEPGVLTGEITYYPESGDPIDVLNFSPKELKKFRWEQVSMVFQGAMSSFNPTISIRAHFKETLKAHNADQSEGMERAHDLLADLYLDPERVLDSYPHELSGGMQQRTLIALSLVLDPEVLVMDEPTAALDLLMQRSILKLLQEVQQKYELTIIFITHDLPLVAELADRLAVMYAFEFCEAGPTDDIVRNAAHPYTRALLNSTPNLDAPIDQMRAIEGSSPDPVNVPVGCSYNPRCELATAKCREQNPSYQSVTSDHVATCFYWEEAREEIPLSLAANPEGSK from the coding sequence ATGAATCTGAATGACCAAACCCACGCGACACACGACCGCACGCGAGACACAATCCTCGAAGTGCGCAACGCGAGCGTCTCGTTCGATATGGACCGCGGCAAATCCAAAGTTCTGGACGACGTCTCGTTCGACATCCACAGAGAGGAAATCCTCGGCATCGTCGGCGAGTCGGGATCGGGAAAATCGATGTTCGCCGCCGCCCTGTTAGACGCCGTCGTCGAACCCGGCGTGCTGACCGGCGAAATTACGTACTACCCCGAATCCGGCGACCCGATTGACGTGCTCAACTTCTCCCCGAAAGAGCTGAAGAAGTTCCGCTGGGAACAAGTCTCGATGGTGTTCCAGGGGGCGATGAGTTCGTTCAACCCCACCATCAGCATTCGGGCGCACTTCAAAGAGACGCTCAAAGCCCACAACGCAGACCAGAGCGAGGGGATGGAGCGGGCCCACGACCTGCTCGCTGACCTCTATCTCGACCCGGAGCGCGTCCTCGATTCGTATCCCCACGAACTCTCGGGTGGGATGCAACAGCGAACTCTCATCGCCCTGAGTCTCGTCCTCGACCCCGAGGTGCTGGTGATGGACGAACCCACCGCCGCCCTCGACCTGCTCATGCAGCGGTCGATTCTGAAACTGCTCCAGGAAGTCCAGCAGAAGTACGAATTGACCATCATCTTCATCACCCACGACCTGCCGTTGGTCGCAGAACTCGCGGACCGTCTCGCGGTGATGTACGCCTTCGAGTTCTGTGAAGCCGGACCGACCGACGATATCGTCCGTAACGCGGCCCACCCCTACACGCGGGCGCTGCTGAATTCGACGCCGAATCTCGACGCGCCAATCGACCAGATGCGCGCCATCGAGGGGTCGAGTCCGGACCCGGTAAACGTCCCCGTCGGGTGTTCGTACAACCCGCGGTGTGAACTCGCAACCGCGAAGTGCCGCGAACAGAACCCGTCGTACCAGTCGGTGACTTCTGACCACGTCGCCACCTGCTTCTACTGGGAGGAAGCACGCGAAGAGATTCCACTGAGTCTTGCAGCGAATCCGGAGGGAAGCAAATGA
- a CDS encoding heparinase II/III family protein — protein sequence MTDHAYPPRDWNAAVIRRAFESADRVFSVPQYEAASVWESLRTGQHTRSLADSHIDAAADFVGEPVPAYPASQYLAYHEDERVSQKAVMRPMLDRMQALSTLVLAACLERDGRFTATILDYAWALCEQTTWLHPANLAEGERCDGLPVDAPPASRNVALRPAEIAKLLGEVDYVLGDELHPALRSRIRTEVDRRVFQPFERREMWWMRPPANNWNAVCNAGVGMAAMYLESDLDRRASLVSRAVANLDHYIQSFDADGCTPEGIGYWNYGFENYVQLAATLETRTAGELSLLTPPVVREIAQYPVRIALRPGRYPAFSDADETHAVEPYLACWLGDRFDLPRLAALGWRAFQAADRTPPLAETIRPFSKSIRTLCWCPDSEPEVPPSNHLTSRLLSGHGWWFARCDPADESALVVAAKGGHNGESHNHNDCGSFVYHVGGESLLTDLGAHTYDNYYFTDRRYEYLAARSLGHSVPYVNGHEQMVGEEHAATVERCATTDSESVFELDLTACYPRAAGLAALRRRFSLSRTEPGLLTLEDTARFDESDATLTSVLVSYFPIEPFDGGVRIVGETRSATVTSANAVERSVERLEGNIDKTERRFPPADFPDVWRARFTTSATDGQARVRLAIEHQ from the coding sequence ATGACTGACCACGCGTATCCACCCCGCGACTGGAACGCAGCCGTCATTCGCCGAGCGTTCGAGTCGGCCGATCGCGTATTCTCCGTTCCTCAGTACGAAGCGGCTAGCGTCTGGGAGTCGCTTCGTACCGGCCAGCACACCCGGTCGCTCGCGGACTCCCACATCGATGCGGCGGCGGACTTCGTGGGCGAACCCGTTCCCGCGTATCCGGCCAGTCAGTACCTCGCCTATCACGAGGACGAGCGAGTCTCACAGAAGGCGGTGATGCGACCGATGCTCGACCGCATGCAAGCCCTCTCGACGCTGGTGCTCGCGGCGTGTTTAGAACGGGACGGCCGATTTACCGCGACGATTCTCGACTATGCGTGGGCGCTCTGCGAACAGACGACCTGGCTCCACCCCGCGAATCTCGCTGAAGGCGAGCGTTGTGACGGTCTCCCGGTCGATGCCCCGCCTGCCTCGCGAAACGTCGCCCTGCGACCGGCCGAAATCGCGAAACTCCTTGGCGAGGTCGATTACGTCCTGGGTGACGAGCTCCACCCCGCGCTCCGGTCTCGAATCCGCACCGAAGTAGACCGGCGTGTGTTCCAGCCCTTCGAACGGCGCGAAATGTGGTGGATGCGTCCCCCGGCGAACAACTGGAACGCCGTCTGCAACGCCGGCGTCGGGATGGCCGCGATGTACCTCGAAAGTGACCTCGACCGCCGTGCCAGCCTCGTCTCGCGTGCGGTGGCGAATCTGGACCACTACATCCAGTCGTTCGACGCAGATGGCTGTACGCCCGAAGGAATCGGCTACTGGAATTACGGCTTCGAGAACTACGTCCAACTCGCGGCGACGCTGGAGACCCGGACGGCCGGGGAACTATCGCTGCTCACACCGCCGGTGGTGCGCGAAATCGCGCAGTATCCCGTTCGCATCGCGCTGCGCCCGGGCCGCTACCCGGCGTTCTCGGACGCGGACGAAACTCACGCCGTCGAACCGTATCTCGCATGTTGGCTTGGCGACCGATTCGACCTCCCACGCCTCGCGGCGCTGGGCTGGCGGGCGTTTCAGGCTGCGGACCGCACACCGCCGCTCGCAGAGACGATTCGTCCGTTCTCGAAATCCATTAGAACGCTCTGTTGGTGTCCCGACAGTGAACCGGAGGTTCCGCCGTCGAACCACCTGACCAGCAGATTGCTGTCCGGGCACGGGTGGTGGTTCGCCCGGTGTGACCCGGCCGACGAGTCCGCGCTCGTCGTCGCCGCGAAGGGCGGACACAACGGCGAATCGCACAACCACAACGACTGCGGGTCGTTCGTGTACCACGTTGGAGGCGAGTCGCTGCTCACGGACCTCGGCGCGCACACTTACGACAACTACTACTTCACCGACCGGCGATACGAGTACCTCGCCGCTCGGTCACTCGGGCACTCGGTTCCGTACGTAAACGGCCACGAGCAGATGGTCGGGGAGGAACACGCCGCGACCGTCGAGCGATGTGCGACGACCGACAGCGAGTCGGTGTTCGAACTCGACCTTACTGCCTGTTACCCGCGTGCGGCCGGCCTCGCGGCGCTCCGCCGTCGCTTTTCGCTTTCCCGCACGGAGCCGGGTCTGTTGACCCTCGAAGACACGGCGAGATTCGACGAATCGGACGCAACCCTGACGTCGGTGCTCGTCTCCTACTTCCCCATCGAACCATTCGACGGCGGTGTTCGCATCGTCGGCGAAACCAGGTCGGCGACCGTGACGAGTGCTAACGCGGTCGAGCGGTCGGTCGAGCGACTGGAGGGAAACATCGACAAGACGGAGCGTCGATTCCCGCCCGCGGACTTCCCGGACGTGTGGCGTGCTCGATTCACCACGTCAGCAACCGATGGCCAAGCGCGCGTTCGACTGGCCATCGAGCACCAGTAA
- a CDS encoding fumarylacetoacetate hydrolase family protein gives MRTVRFRDHTGHVRTGEWTDHGIRTASREYDPESVDILPPCEPTKIVCQAGGYQDHRDESGRDMPARPDFFLKGPNTVAGHEDVVELPPGKETVHFEAEFAVVIDKQCKAVSEDEAMDYVRGFTCVNDISNRDDQRAEQNWVRGKAFDSSLPMGPVLATPDEVPADARLQLRQNGEVKQETTRDMLIFTVPELIAEITKLITLEPGDVIATGTPFGPGPLADGDVVEVEFEGVGTLTNYVESQN, from the coding sequence ATGCGAACAGTGAGATTTCGTGACCACACCGGTCACGTTCGGACTGGCGAGTGGACCGACCACGGCATTCGAACCGCGAGCAGAGAGTACGACCCCGAGTCGGTAGACATTCTGCCCCCCTGTGAACCGACGAAAATCGTCTGTCAGGCAGGCGGCTATCAGGACCACCGCGACGAGAGTGGCCGCGATATGCCAGCGCGCCCTGACTTCTTCCTCAAGGGGCCGAACACCGTCGCCGGCCACGAGGACGTCGTCGAACTGCCGCCCGGCAAGGAGACGGTTCACTTCGAGGCGGAGTTCGCCGTCGTCATCGACAAACAGTGCAAGGCCGTGAGCGAAGACGAGGCGATGGACTACGTGCGGGGCTTTACCTGCGTAAACGACATCTCGAATCGCGACGACCAGCGGGCGGAGCAAAACTGGGTGCGCGGGAAGGCGTTCGATTCCTCGCTGCCGATGGGGCCGGTGCTCGCCACGCCCGACGAGGTGCCCGCGGACGCCCGCCTCCAGTTGCGACAGAACGGTGAAGTGAAACAGGAGACGACCCGCGACATGCTCATCTTCACCGTCCCGGAACTCATCGCGGAGATAACCAAACTCATCACGCTCGAACCCGGCGACGTCATCGCGACAGGGACGCCGTTTGGCCCCGGCCCGCTCGCAGACGGTGACGTGGTCGAAGTCGAGTTCGAGGGCGTCGGCACGCTCACGAACTACGTCGAATCCCAGAACTGA